The window CATGCGCCAATTAGCAGAACGTCCACAAAACTTAAACTATGTGACAAAGCAAGTGTTCAATAAAAAAACAAATACCGTTCTTGCGGTTGCAGCTGGGGCCTTCCTATTAGGTCGCTTAACGAAAAGAAAATAGTTCTGAATACATCCGCCAAAAATTCATTAACCCAATTTTTAGCGGATTTTTTTATGCATGAGCTGGGAGTATGAATTTATCCCATAAAAAAGCTCCACCTGCACAAATTTCGCACAGATGGAGCTTGCAGTGTGTAGTAAAATCCACACGTCTCACTTTATTTATTCCAGCCCTTTTCTTTAAAACGAGCAATTGCTTCGATTCGGTTACCAACACCGAGCTTCTCTAAAATTGTTGAAATATAGTTTCGGACTGTTCCAGCAGCTAAAAATAATTCTGCTGCAATTTCCTTCGTCGTTTTCCCCTCAGCTATGAGCTCTAGTACTTGGCTTTCACGCTCTGTCAGAGGGTTTTCACTATCATCCTCATAAACAAAATCCACAAGCTCTGGCGCGTAAATTCGGCGACCATCCACAATGATTCGGATCGAGTTAACAAGTTCTTCAATCGGACTTTCCTTTAATAAATAGCCACGGACGCCTGCCTTTCGTGCACGTTCAAAATAACCAGGACGTGCAAAAGTCGTCAATATAATGATTTTACAATCACTACCGCGTAACGCCTCAGCAGCATCTAAACCGGTTTTAACAGGCATTTCAATATCCATTATACAAACATCTGGTTGTAACTCATTGACTAACTGAATTGCCTCTTCGCCGTTTTTTGCTAGCCCTACGACTTCGATATCCTCTTCCATACTTAGTAAAGACCTCATCGCGCCGAGCAGCATTCCCTGATCTTCTGCTAAAACTATACGAATCATTTTCCCATCTCTCCTTTTTGATGCGTAATGGCTAACGGTACTCTAATAATAATGG is drawn from Solibacillus sp. R5-41 and contains these coding sequences:
- a CDS encoding response regulator transcription factor translates to MIRIVLAEDQGMLLGAMRSLLSMEEDIEVVGLAKNGEEAIQLVNELQPDVCIMDIEMPVKTGLDAAEALRGSDCKIIILTTFARPGYFERARKAGVRGYLLKESPIEELVNSIRIIVDGRRIYAPELVDFVYEDDSENPLTERESQVLELIAEGKTTKEIAAELFLAAGTVRNYISTILEKLGVGNRIEAIARFKEKGWNK